Proteins encoded within one genomic window of Solenopsis invicta isolate M01_SB chromosome 10, UNIL_Sinv_3.0, whole genome shotgun sequence:
- the LOC105197777 gene encoding phenoloxidase 1: MSKKSDILYLFDRPAEPVYVPKGENKVAFDIPPNYLPENRQQDAVAIVNRFSDDTATKIPVKQISLPDLSVPLQLGRREPFSLFIPKHRKLAARLIDIFLGMRTYEDFLSVSVYCRDRVNTQMFIYALSVAILHRPDTKNLPIPPLAEIFPDKYVDSGIFSRAREEANVVPPGSRVAIEIPRDYTASDLDEEHRVAYWREDIGINLHHWHWHLVYPFETDRRIVDKDRRGELFYYMHHQIQARYNSERLCNRLGRVKRFHNWREPIPEGYFSKLDSLVASRTWPARPAGAILKDINRPVDQLNFDLQDLERWRDRIYEVIHTGSYIGSRGERVPLTEFKGIDDLGNIMEASILSPNQNVYGDLHNLGHVAISYCHDPDHRYLETFSIMGEPATAMRDPIFYRFHAFTDDVFLEHKNTLPEYSLQQLDFPGVEITDIAVQTPNQPANQLSTFWTKSDVDLSRGLDFTPRGPVLARFTHLNHADFTYRIVANNRNNAPRRGTVRIFIAPKQDERGLPYVFRDQKELMIEMDKFTVILRPGSNTIERKSTESSVTIPFERTFRNLDENRPIGGDNLEQFNFCGCGWPQHMLVPKGKEEGFPMDLFIMISDYTGDAVEQDEPSGCKDAASFCGLRDRKYPDARPMGFPFDRRARPGVETLAQFLTGNMAVRQINIRHTDTVLPRMRSGSMGNTLTFA; this comes from the exons ATGAGCAAGAAATCAGATATCTTGTACTTGTTCGATCGACCGGCGGAGCCGGTGTACGTGCCCAAGGGAGAGAACAAAGTCGCTTTCGACATACCACCTAACTACTTG CCTGAGAATAGGCAACAGGATGCCGTTGCCATCGTGAATCGTTTCAGCGATGATACTGCGACGAAAATTCCAGTAAAGCAGATCAGTCTGCCTGACTTGAGCGTCCCCCTTCAGCTCGGACGTCGAGAACCCTTCTCTCTTTTCATCCCTAAGCATCGAAAATTAGCCGCGCGTCTCATCGACATCTTCTTGG GTATGCGAACGTACGAAGACTTTCTTTCGGTGTCGGTTTACTGTCGCGATCGCGTTAATACCCAGATGTTCATCTACGCGCTCTCGGTAGCGATTCTGCATCGTCCTGATACCAAGAACTTACCGATACCACCGCTGGCAGAAATTTTTCCGGATAAGTACGTCGACAGTGGAATATTTTCCAGAGCGAGGGAGGAAGCTAATGTTGTACCGCCTGGCTCCAGG GTGGCTATAGAAATTCCACGGGATTACACTGCGTCGGATCTTGACGAGGAGCATCGCGTGGCTTACTGGAGAGAAGATATCGGGATCAATCTTCATCACTGGCACTGGCATCTGGTCTATCCGTTCGAGACCGACAGGAGGATTGTTGACAAGGATCGGCGTGGCGAGCTATTCTACTATATGCACCATCAGATCCAAGCCAG ATACAATAGCGAGCGTCTGTGCAACCGATTGGGCCGAGTCAAGCGCTTCCACAATTGGCGCGAACCGATCCCGGAGGGTTACTTCTCCAAGTTGGATTCGTTGGTAGCCAGTCGCACTTGGCCCGCTCGCCCCGCCGGTGCCATTCTTAAGGATATCAATCGCCCAGTGGACCAACTGAATTTCGACCTTCAGGACCTGGAGAGATGGCGCGATCGCATCTACGAGGTCATTCACACCGGCTCTTACATCGGCTCCCGCGGCGAGAGGGTGCCTTTGACCGAGTTCAAAGGCATAGACGATCTGGGTAACATCATGGAGGCCAGTATTCTCTCGCCCAATCAAAACGTATACGGAGACCTTCACAATCTCGGTCACGTCGCCATCTCCTACTGTCACGATCCTGATCATCGCTACTTG GAAACTTTCAGTATCATGGGAGAACCAGCCACCGCCATGAGAGATCCCATCTTCTACAGATTCCATGCTTTCACCGACGATGTGTTCCTGGAGCACAAGAATACACTTCCCGAGTACAGCCTACAGCAG TTGGACTTCCCGGGCGTAGAAATCACGGATATAGCAGTGCAGACTCCGAATCAGCCAGCGAATCAGCTTTCGACCTTCTGGACCAAGAGCGACGTCGATCTATCTCGCGGTCTAGACTTCACGCCTCGCGGTCCAGTTCTCGCAAGATTCACCCATCTGAATCACGCTGACTTCACATACAGAATCGTCGCCAACAATCGCAATAATGCACCACGACGAGGAACTGTTCGTATATTCATCGCACCTAAGCAAGATGAACGTGGATTGCCCTACGTCTTCAGAGATCAGAAGGAACTCATGATCGAGATGGACAAGTTTACTGTAATAC TGAGACCGGGATCGAACACCATTGAGCGTAAATCAACGGAGTCTTCGGTAACTATACCGTTCGAGAGGACGTTCCGCAATCTCGACGAGAACAGACCAATCGGCGGCGATAACCTGGAACAGTTCAACTTCTGCGGGTGCGGCTGGCCGCAGCACATGCTGGTACCTAAGGGTAAGGAGGAGGGATTCCCGATGGACCTCTTCATCATGATATCCGATTACACCGGTGACGCG GTGGAGCAGGACGAACCGAGCGGATGCAAGGACGCAGCGAGCTTCTGCGGCCTCCGGGACCGCAAGTATCCGGACGCGCGACCCATGGGCTTTCCGTTCGATCGTAGAGCTCGACCTGGCGTGGAGACCCTGGCCCAATTTCTAACTGGCAATATGGCAGTCAGGCAGATCAACATTCGCCACACGGACACCGTGTTGCCGCGTATGCGATCCGGAAGTATGGGCAACACCCTCACTTTCGCTTGA
- the LOC105197776 gene encoding somatomedin-B and thrombospondin type-1 domain-containing protein, translated as MWRKDATRLARLIVVATLISLTVDGTAAGSCSSAKLCCQGRDSGCVIQKESNEIPSVDKRAIRDKPCYCDHACLKLADCCDDFKETCGVVDCAVSEWSPWTPCDNGCGSGTQRRSRVIEIEEKNGGKHCPHLDQVRTCRSFEKCHARIRSQPHAKSVMLLALSPSDGNSTDVRIKNRIVDKRGSCIPFTILWVSRGCRKFSSLLSQGSWICVERPGNDSLDKYVGIGKWKLSTDIAGGNNRHGRSIYSTCHGRWVGDSPVDCHDDLRCFGYTSQLVDCRDDSRCVYNPRFESSLTTPYTTQTVRSRRGANSNVVSNRVVRRRRKGRRWKRSRRRRRAVAVTER; from the exons ATGTGGAGGAAGGACGCGACCAGGCTGGCCAGGCTGATCGTCGTCGCCACGCTGATTTCCCTGACCGTTGACGGGACCGCCGCCGGCAGCTGCAGCTCCGCGAAGCTCTGTTGCCAGGGCAGGGACTCGGGCTGCGTCATTCAGAAGGAATCGAATGAGATTCCTTCTGTCGACAAGCGTGCGATTCGCGACAAGCCGTGCTACTGCGACCACGCGTGTCTCAAGCTCGCCGATTGCTGCGACGACTTTAAGGAGACCTGCGGTG TGGTCGACTGCGCGGTGAGCGAATGGAGCCCGTGGACCCCGTGTGATAACGGATGCGGAAGTGGCACTCAAAGGCGCAGCCGGGTGATCGAGATCGAGGAAAAGAACGGTGGAAAGCACTGTCCGCACTTGGACCAGGTCAGGACGTGCCGCAGCTTCGAGAAATGCCACGCCAGGATTCGCTCGCAGCCGCACGCTAAAA GTGTGATGCTTCTTGCGCTATCTCCGAGCGATGGCAACAGTACGGATGTGAGGATCAAGAATAGGATCGTCGATAAAAG AGGCAGCTGCATCCCTTTCACCATTCTCTGGGTTTCGCGGGGTTGCAGGAAGTTTTCGAGTTTGCTCTCGCAAG GTTCATGGATTTGCGTGGAGCGTCCCGGTAACGACAGTCTGGACAAATACGTGGGAATCGGCAAGTGGAAGCTATCTACCGATATTGCTGGTGGCAACAATCGGCACGGTCGATCGATCTATTCGACCTGCCACGGAAGATGGGTCGGCGATTCGCCGGTGGATTGTCACGATGACCTGCGATGCTTTGGATATACCTCGCAGTTGGTGGACTGTCGCGATGATTCGCGATGCGTGTACAATCCGCGATTCGAATCCAGCTTAACGACCCCGTACACCACGCAAACGGTTCGAAGTCGCAGGGGCGCGAATAGCAACGTCGTCAGCAATCGAGTTGTGAGAAGACGAAGGAAAGGCAGACGATGGAAGAGGAGTAGAAGAAGAAGACGCGCCGTCGCTGTCACGGAACGGTGA